TGGGCCACCAGGGCGTTGCCCTTGGCGCCAGCCCCGAGCGCAACGGGGAACCCACCATCGCGATCGATCAGGCGCAGCTTGTCGTGGTAGTAGCGCTCAACAGATCCATGCCAGTCGACATGCTCGGGATAGAGGTTGGTGATGGCGGCGATGTTGGGCAGGAAATTCATGTCGGCGGTCTGGTAGCTCGAGAGCTCGAAGACGACGACGGCATGCTTGTCGGCAATATCGAGCGGTGGCACGCCCACATTGCCGGCCAGCCCCGCATCGATGCCCGACCGGGTCAGCATCAGATGGACCAGGGTGGCGGTGGTGGATTTGCCCTTGGTCCCCGTGATGGCGATCGAGGTGCATTTGTCGCTGAAGGCATGCCCCCACAGATTGAGGTTGGAGGTGACGGGGATGCCGCGGTCCCGGGCGATATCGAACACGATCTTGTAGCGCGAGACGCCCGGGCTCTTGATGATATGGCCAAAGCGGTGGATGCGGGCAGCGTCCTTGATGTCTTCGGGCGCCATGAAGGCGGTGTCTTCGATGTCGTGCGGGCCGCTGTCAACGGTCACAAAGACCTTGAGGTCAGGTTGCTCGGCCTTGAGAAAAGCGCGGGTGGACCTGGCTTCGCGACCAGCGCCATAGAGCAGGACGGGTTCTTCAAACAGCATAAGCGGACACCTTGGCAGCCAGAGCAGGGGGGATGTGGTGATCGTGACTATCGGTCAGGCATTCGGCCATCGCCGCCTGCAGGCGCGGTTCGCCATACTGGCTCAGCAGGTCGGCCTTGACCGCGCGGACCACGGCGGCCTCGTGCCAGTCGGCGTGACGGGTCAAGGTGTACAGGCAGGCGGCCGCCTCAAGGATTTCCCCGACGCATTCCCAGGGCTTCTGGCCAGCCAGGCCCGCCAGCTCGCGGAAGGAGGCTTCATGGGCGGGATTGTCGAGCAGGTCCTTGCCGAAGATGGCGAGCAGCCGATCCTTGGCCATGAAGGGGGCAAAGATCAAGAAGACGAAATGGCATTTCGGGCATTGCCCGCACCACAGCGCCCCGTCATTGCCGGTGAGCCGGAAATTGCGGTTGCAGCTGGAAAAGACCCTGTCGAACCGGGTCTCGTGGGTGAACAGCGAGGCGATGCGGGCTTCAGAATAGGGGCGCAGCAGCGAGAAGTATTTCAGGGCGCCGCCGGTGGCGTCGCCCAGGATGGCGGCGATCAGCAGCTCGAACCCCAGCGACTTGGAATATTGGTGATTGGTCTCGCGCCCGTCGAACTCGACATTGCCCTCGCTGGCCGAGCGCTCGTTGGACAGCACGATCTGGCTGTAGCCATAGAGCAGGGCGCAGAGCGCTGCGATCATTGAGTTGATGGCGGTCGAGGGTACGTGGCCGTTGAAAAAGCCGGGCTGGGTGCCGAGCCGGATCATCTCGGGGTCCAGCGTACGGGTGACATAGATGGGCGGCGTGCCGATCTTGTCGACCGAGGTCAGGATGGGACCCTTGGGATTGACGGCAAAGGGGGTGAAGTCAACCCCGGTATGGCTGAGCAGGTCGACGCTGACCAGGGAATCCTTGCCGCCGCCAATGGGCAGCAGCGTGCGGTCGGGCAGGGTTATGGCAGGCTGGCGATCAGCGGCGTCATGCGGCGCGATGATGGAGAGCTTGTCGAAGCGCTGCAGATTGTTGCGGGCATAGAATTCGCCCAGCCCGTTTTCATAGACGTCGATTACAAAGGCGCGCTCGGCGGCATTGAGCGGGATCTGCGGCGCCGCGATCACATGGGGTGCCTGCAGCTTGAAATAGCTCACTCCCAGCACGATGGCGGTGAGGTCGAGCAGCTTGAT
This sequence is a window from Devosia beringensis. Protein-coding genes within it:
- the murD gene encoding UDP-N-acetylmuramoyl-L-alanine--D-glutamate ligase, with product MLFEEPVLLYGAGREARSTRAFLKAEQPDLKVFVTVDSGPHDIEDTAFMAPEDIKDAARIHRFGHIIKSPGVSRYKIVFDIARDRGIPVTSNLNLWGHAFSDKCTSIAITGTKGKSTTATLVHLMLTRSGIDAGLAGNVGVPPLDIADKHAVVVFELSSYQTADMNFLPNIAAITNLYPEHVDWHGSVERYYHDKLRLIDRDGGFPVALGAGAKGNALVAQATRDHRRLLRDLTPQELQVVESAVSRSRLKGAHNLDNAILAAQIALAAGGTLDGIVDGIKAFKPLPHRLEEHRFGDKLFVDDSIATTPEATKAALSSYPGQRLALIAGGHEREQDYTELAGLLAGHGVTTLACLPVTGARLAEATKSVAPGITVLTPPDLDAAMQALHAQRDAFDVVILSPGAPSYNQFKNFEERGQRFVELARTLFGPASP
- a CDS encoding endonuclease domain-containing protein; amino-acid sequence: MTDQFLIERPTYDPDTAQARFMYDLDGLHFEETLDFPAGALPGAATSPNFIKLLDLTAIVLGVSYFKLQAPHVIAAPQIPLNAAERAFVIDVYENGLGEFYARNNLQRFDKLSIIAPHDAADRQPAITLPDRTLLPIGGGKDSLVSVDLLSHTGVDFTPFAVNPKGPILTSVDKIGTPPIYVTRTLDPEMIRLGTQPGFFNGHVPSTAINSMIAALCALLYGYSQIVLSNERSASEGNVEFDGRETNHQYSKSLGFELLIAAILGDATGGALKYFSLLRPYSEARIASLFTHETRFDRVFSSCNRNFRLTGNDGALWCGQCPKCHFVFLIFAPFMAKDRLLAIFGKDLLDNPAHEASFRELAGLAGQKPWECVGEILEAAACLYTLTRHADWHEAAVVRAVKADLLSQYGEPRLQAAMAECLTDSHDHHIPPALAAKVSAYAV